One region of Populus trichocarpa isolate Nisqually-1 chromosome 4, P.trichocarpa_v4.1, whole genome shotgun sequence genomic DNA includes:
- the LOC7453667 gene encoding UDP-glucosyltransferase 74AE2 produces MEKQERKSKSHVLAIPVPAQGHINPMMQFSKRLASKGVQVTIVIFSSKVLKHTHRLGSVEVVTIDFVSYEGKLSSDDYLKQLRATVTRKLPELVAELNNSSGHPISCLLYDSHLPWLLDTARQLGLTGASLFTQSCAVDNVYYNVHEMQLKIPPEKLLVTVSRLPALSALEITDLPSFVQGMDSESEHSLLLNHVVGQFSNFREADWIFVNTFSTLEEEAVNWLASQRSIKPIGPMIPSFYLDKQLEDDREYGPSLFKPNLDGCMEWLDSKETGSVVYVSFGSMTALGEEQMEEIAWGLKRSDCNFLWVVRESEKKKLPSNFAEESSEKGLIVTWSQQLEVLAHKSVGCFMTHCGWNSALEALSLGVPMVAMPQWTDQPTNAKYIADVWHVGVRVKANKKGIVTKEEVEGCIREVMEGERGSEMRRNSEKWMKLAKTAVDEGGSSDKNITEFAAELARKFHET; encoded by the exons ATGGagaagcaagaaagaaagagtaaGAGTCATGTACTGGCCATACCTGTTCCTGCTCAAGGTCACATCAACCCAATGATGCAATTCTCCAAGCGCCTAGCCTCCAAAGGAGTCCAGGTGACAATAGTGATCTTCTCAAGCAAGGTGCTCAAGCATACCCACCGACTTGGCTCGGTCGAAGTTGTGACCATAGATTTTGTTAGCTATGAAGGCAAGCTTTCGTCAGATGACTACTTAAAACAGCTCCGAGCTACGGTGACACGAAAATTGCCAGAACTCGTTGCAGAACTAAACAATTCTTCTGGGCATCCAATAAGTTGCCTTCTGTATGACTCCCACTTGCCTTGGCTTCTAGACACAGCTAGACAGCTTGGCCTCACTGGGGCTTCGCTCTTCACACAGTCGTGTGCCGTTGACAATGTCTACTACAACGTTCATGAGATGCAGCTAAAGATTCCACCAGAGAAGTTGCTGGTAACAGTTTCACGTTTGCCAGCACTTTCAGCACTAGAAATTACCGATCTACCATCATTCGTGCAAGGTATGGATTCAGAATCAGAACATTCATTACTACTGAACCATGTGGTCGGTCAGTTTTCGAATTTCAGGGAAGCTGATTGGATCTTTGTCAACACTTTCAGCACCCTGGAGGAAGAG GCGGTAAACTGGTTGGCAAGTCAAAGGTCAATAAAGCCAATAGGACCAATGATTCCTTCATTTTACTTGGACAAGCAGCTCGAGGACGACAGAGAGTACGGTCCCAGCCTCTTCAAACCTAATCTGGACGGCTGCATGGAGTGGCTAGATTCAAAGGAAACTGGCTCCGTGGTATATGTGTCATTTGGAAGCATGACTGCACTGGGAGAGGAGCAAATGGAAGAAATTGCTTGGGGCCTAAAGAGGAGTGACTGCAACTTCTTGTGGGTAGTCAGAGAATCGGAGAAGAAAAAACTTCCAAGCAACTTTGCGGAGGAGTCATCAGAGAAGGGTCTGATTGTGACCTGGAGCCAGCAGCTAGAGGTTCTGGCTCACAAGTCTGTTGGTTGCTTCATGACACATTGTGGGTGGAACTCAGCACTCGAGGCGTTGAGCTTAGGAGTGCCAATGGTGGCAATGCCACAGTGGACTGATCAACCAACAAATGCAAAGTACATTGCCGATGTTTGGCATGTAGGCGTTAGAGTGAAGGCAAATAAAAAGGGGATTGTCACTAAAGAAGAGGTAGAAGGGTGTATAAGGGAAGTCATGGAAGGTGAAAGAGGGAGTGAGATGAGAAGGAACTCTGAGAAATGGATGAAACTAGCCAAGACAGCAGTGGATGAAGGCGGAAGCTCTGATAAGAATATTACGGAATTTGCAGCAGAACTTGCAAGGAAGTTCCATGAAACCTGA